A genomic region of Cannabis sativa cultivar Pink pepper isolate KNU-18-1 chromosome 1, ASM2916894v1, whole genome shotgun sequence contains the following coding sequences:
- the LOC115708306 gene encoding enhanced ethylene response protein 5, which translates to MAYVSMGEAHRRITEYLNRFYDAVSYQDGASLKFLLSLSSNSPSLLSLADALNVYQDANRLIKQSDKYSQLGEILLPLFRALQTYRLANLIDAYQSFEKASNAFIQEFRNWDSAWALEALYVVAYEIRILAEKADRELGSNGKPPEKLKAAGSFLMKVFGVLAGKGTKRVGALYVTCQLFKVYFKLGTVNLCRSVIRSIETARIFDFEEFPKRDKVTYMYYTGRLEVFNENFPAADHKLSYALKNCNPYNEANIRMILKYLIPVKLSIGILPKDWLLEKYNLIEYRNVVQSLKRGDLRLLRQALTEHEDRFLRSGVYLVLEKLELQVYQRLLKKIYILQRQKDPIKAHQLKLEIIVKALKWLEIEMDLDEVECIVAILIYKNLVKGYFAHKSKVVVLSKQDPFPKLNGKPVNS; encoded by the exons ATGGCGTACGTTAGCATGGGCGAAGCGCACAGAAGAATCACAGAGTACCTGAATCGCTTCTACGATGCCGTTTCGTACCAGGACGGAGCATCTCTCAAGTTcctcctctctctctcctctaACTCCCCCTCCCTCCTATCCCTCGCCGATGCCCTAAACGTCTACCAGGACGCCAATAGATTGATCAAGCAATCCGACAAGTACTCTCAGCTTGGAGAAATCCTCCTCCCTCTCTTTCGAGCTCTCCAGACCTATCGACTCGCCAATTTGATCGATGCCTACCAATCGTTTGAAAAAGCTTCCAa TGCTTTCATTCAGGAGTTTCGGAATTGGGATTCGGCTTGGGCTTTGGAGGCATTGTATGTTGTTGCTTATGAAATTAGGATTCTTGCCGAGAAG gCTGATAGAGAATTGGGCTCAAATGGAAAACCTCCAGAGAAATTGAAGGCAGCTGGTTCTTTCCTTATGAAAGTCTTTGGCGTTCTTGCT GGAAAAGGCACAAAACGTGTTGGAGCTCTATACGTGACTTGTCAGCTCTTTAAGGTTTACTTCaag CTTGGTACAGTTAACCTTTGCCGTAGTGTGATAAGAAGTATTGAAACTGCTCGCATCTTTGATTTTGAGGAGTTTCCTAAAAGAGATAAG GTCACCTACATGTACTATACAGGTCGTCTGGAGGTTTTCAATGAAAATTTCCCTGCT GCTGATCACAAATTATCATATGCCTTAAAGAATTGCAACCCTTACAATGAAGCGAATATAAG GATGATATTGAAATACCTCATTCCAGTAAAGCTTTCAATAGGCATCTTACCGAAGGATTGGCTTCTTGAGAAGTACAACTTGATTGAG TATAGGAATGTAGTGCAATCTCTAAAAAGGGGCGATCTTCGACTTCTCCGACAAGCTCTGACAGAGCATGAAGATCG GTTCTTGAGATCAGGTGTATATCTTGTTCTCGAGAAGCTAGAACTCCAAGTTTACCAAAGACTGTTAAAGAAAAT TTACATACTCCAAAGGCAAAAAGACCCAATTAAAGCACACCAACTGAAGTTGGAAATAATTGTAAAAGCATTGAAGTGGCTTGAGATAGAGATGGACCTGGATGAG GTTGAGTGCATTGTGGCTATACTGATATACAAGAATCTTGTAAAAGGGTACTTCGCTCACAAGAGCAAAGTTGTGGTTTTAAGCAAGCAAGATCCTTTCCCGAAACTAAATGGGAAGCCTGTTAACTCATAG
- the LOC115706809 gene encoding protein HEAT STRESS TOLERANT DWD 1, giving the protein MVRSIKNPKKAKRKNKVKGIGSSSAAAPPMPVKVWQPGVDKLEEGEELQCDPSAYNSLHAFHIGWPCLSFDIVRDTLGMIRTEFPHTAYFVAGTQAEKASSNSIGIFKISNISGKRRELVPPKKSTTPVTDMENDDDDDDDSDSESESEDEGPDGSGSQVLQLRSVAHSGCVNRIRAMTQSPHICASWADTGHVQIWDFSSHLNDLAASESNIEGGSIVHTQAPLFKFGHKDEGFAIDWSPLVPGRLLSGDCKNYIHFWEPTSDASWKVDNTPFIGHTASVEDLQWSPTEQDIFASCSVDGTIAIWDVRVGKKAVDSFKAHDADVNVISWNRLASCMLASGSDDGTFSIHDLRSLKNKERDTVVAHFAYHKHPITSIEWSPHEASTLAVSSADNQLTIWDLSLERDEEEEAEFRAKTEEEVNAPQDLPPQLLFVHQGQKDIKELHWNSQIPGMIISTAGDGFNILMPSNIQNTLPSEGA; this is encoded by the exons ATGGTTCGGAGCATCAAAAACCCCAAGAAAGCGAAACGAAAAAACAAG gtTAAAGGAATTGGGTCGTCTTCTGCTGCAGCACCTCCTATGCCAGTAAAAGTGTGGCAACCAGGAGTGGACAAGCTGGAGGAAGGTGAAGAGCTCCAGTGTGATCCTTCTGCCTATAATTCTCTTCATGCCTTCCACATCGGATGGCCATGTTTGAG CTTTGATATTGTTCGTGATACATTGGGGATGATACGAACAGAGTTTCCACATACAGCGTATTTTGTTGCAGGAACTCAG GCAGAGAAAGCTAGTTCAAACTCCATAggaatatttaagatatccaACATTTCTGGGAAAAGACGGGAACTAGTCCCTCCTAAAAAATCCACCACTCCTGTTACTGATAtggaaaatgatgatgatgatgatgatgacagTGATAGTGAATCAGAAAGCGAAGATGAAGGCCCTGATGGATCTGGGTCGCAAGTGCTGCAG TTGCGAAGTGTGGCTCACAGCGGTTGTGTTAATCGCATTCGTGCCATGACACAGAGCCCTCATATATGTGCATCATGGGCAGATACGGGTCATGTCCAG ATCTGGGACTTCAGCTCTCATCTCAATGATTTGGCAGCATCAGAATCAAACATTGAAGGTGGCTCTATAGTTCATACTCAGGCTCCCTTGTTTAAATTTGGGCATAAGGATGAAGGGTTTGCTATCGACTGGAGTCCACTTGTGCCTGGAAGGCTTTTATCTG GGGACTGCAAGAACTACATTCATTTTTGGGAGCCTACATCTGATGCATCATGGAAAGTTGATAATACTCCTTTTATTGGTCACACTGCCAGTGTAGAAGATCTTCAA TGGAGCCCAACAGAACAAGACATATTTGCATCGTGTTCTGTCGATGGAACTATAGCAATATGGGACGTCCGTGTAGGGAAGAAAGCTGTAGATTCTTTTAAGGCACATGATGCAGACGTTAATGTTATTTCATGGAACAG GCTTGCTAGTTGTATGTTGGCATCTGGCAGTGATGATGGGACCTTTTCCATCCATGATCTCAGATCACTTAAGAACAAG GAACGTGATACAGTGGTGGCACATTTTGCATACCATAAACATCCTATCACATCTATTGAGTGGAGTCCACATGAAGCTTCCACTTTGGCAGTGTCTTCAGCTGATAATCAGCTCAC GATATGGGACCTTTCTTTGGAGAGAGACGAAGAAGAGGAGGCGGAGTTCAGAGCTAAGACTGAAGAAGAAGTTAATGCCCCACAAGATTTACCTCCTCAACTTCTTTTCGTTCACCAG GGACAAAAGGACATAAAAGAGCTCCATTGGAATTCTCAGATTCCAGGCATGATCATATCTACTGCAGGAGACGGTTTTAACATTCTCATGCCATCCAACATACAAAATACACTTCCCTCTGAGGGTGCCTGA